One genomic region from Rattus norvegicus strain BN/NHsdMcwi chromosome 10, GRCr8, whole genome shotgun sequence encodes:
- the Utp6 gene encoding U3 small nucleolar RNA-associated protein 6 homolog produces MAEIIQERIEDRIPELEQLERIGLFSRAEIKAIIKKASDLEYKIHRRNLHKEDFISYVQYEINLLELIQRRRARIKYSFKKDEIEYSMVHRVQGIFGRASAKWKDDVQLWLSYIVFCKKWGTKAHLSKIFSNMLAIHSNKPALWIMAAKWEMEDRLSSESARQLFLRALRFHPECPKLYQEYFRMELMHAEKLRKEKQEFEKAAMDMGDFDHPEEILKGELARIVYKSAVSKIKGAEFHVSLLAISQLFDFAKDLQKEIYDDLQALHTDDPLTWDYVARRELEIESQPGEEQPVSKQAKAVEMGRREERCCAVYEEAVRTLPTEAMWKCYITFCLERFSKKTSSVSLRGQRLERTMRAFRKAHELKLLSEVQYKQWIDLLLRQDLFKEALQVAEAGTELFKDSVTMWQTKLLVLIDSKSPDVGVHFEEAFAHLKPQVCLSLWISWAEWSESVESQEDTEAIFKRALLAVTGANSITLKEKYLDWAYRSGGYKKARAVFKSLQESRPFSVEFFRKMMQFEKEQDSSKMVNLREYYERALREFGSTDSDLWLDYMNEELNHPFGKPENCGQIYWRAMRMLQGQSASMFVAKHAMHQAGH; encoded by the exons ATGGCGGAGATAATTCAGGAACGCATAGAAGATCGAATTCCGGAGTTGGAACAGCTGGAGCGCATCGGACTCTTCAGTCGTGCGGAGATTAA GGCTATCATCAAGAAGGCTTCTGACCTAGAATACAAAATACACCGGAGAAACCTTCACAAGGAAGACTTTATCAGCTATGTTCAA TATGAAATTAATCTTTTGGAGCTGATCCAGAGAAGAAGAGCA AgaattaaatattcatttaagaAGGATGAGATTGAATATTCTATGGTACATCGGGTACAAGGTATCTTTGGTCGTGCTTCAGCGAAGTGGAAA GATGATGTCCAGCTTTGGCTGTCCTACATAGTCTTTTGTAAGAAATGG GGTACCAAAGCTCATCTTAGCAAGATATTCTCTAACATGCTTGCCATTCATTCAAACAAGCCAG ctTTGTGGATCATGGCAGCCAAATGGGAAATGGAAGATCGCCTGTCTTCAGAAAGCGCCAGGCAGCTATTTCTTCGGGCTCTACGCTTTCATCCCGAGTGTCCAAAGCTGTATCAAGAA TACTTTAGGatggagctgatgcatgctgagaaactgagaaaggaaaagcaagaatTTGAGAAAGCCGCCATGGACATG GGGGATTTCGATCATCCTGAGGAAATCCTTAAAGGCGAGTTGGCACGGATCGTTTACAAAAGTGCTGTAAGCAAGATTAAAG gtgCGGAATTCCATGTGTCTCTTCTTGCTATTTCTCAGCTGTTTGATTTTGCCAAAGATCTACAGAAGGAGATTTATGACGA CCTTCAAGCTCTGCACACTGATGACCCACTCACCTGGGACTATGTGGCACGGCGAGAGTTAGAGATTGAGTCCCAACCAGGTGAAGAGCAGCCTGTATCAAAACAAGCCAAAGCAGTGGAAATGGGCCGAAGGGAAGAAAGGTGCTGTGCCGTGTATGAAGAGGCAGTGAGGACCCTGCCTACAG AGGCCATGTGGAAGTGTTACATCACCTTTTGCTTGGAGAGGTTTTCTAAGAAGACCAGTAGTGTGTCTCTCAGGGGGCAG aggctggaaagaaccatgCGTGCATTCAGGAAGGCCCATGAACTGAAGCTCCTCTCTGAAGTCCAGTACAAGCAGTGG ATTGACTTGCTGCTGCGCCAGGACCTCTTCAAAGAAGCTCTACAGGTAGCAGAAGCTGGCACTGAGTTGTTCAAGGACTCTGTCACAATGTGGCAGACGAAACTGCTAGTGCTCATCGACTCAAAGAGCCCAGATGTAGGGGTGCACTTTGAAGAAGCCTTTGCACACCTCAAACCGCAG GTTTGCCTGTCCTTGTGGATTTCTTGGGCAGAGTGGAGTGAAAGTGTTGAAAGTCAGGAGGACACGGAAGCCATCTTTAAG AGAGCTCTCTTAGCTGTCACAGGTGCCAATTCAATAACTCTGAAGGAGAAATACCTGGACTGGGCTTATCGGAGTGGAGGCTACAAAAAGGCCAGAGCAGTGTTTAAAAG TTTACAGGAAAGCCGTCCATTTTCAGTTGAGTTTTTCAGGAAAATGATGCAGTTTGAGAAGGAGCAG GACTCCTCTAAGATGGTGAACCTGAGGGAGTATTACGAGAGGGCGTTGAGAGAGTTCGGGTCTACAGACTCTG